From Nicotiana tabacum cultivar K326 chromosome 22, ASM71507v2, whole genome shotgun sequence, one genomic window encodes:
- the LOC142176252 gene encoding uncharacterized protein LOC142176252, translating into MTYILVAVDYVSKWVEAIALPNNEASSVIAFLKKNIFTQFGTPRAILSDGGSHFYNKAFARLLENYGVKHKVATPYHPHSSGQVDVLNKEIKNILAKTVNANRIDWSKKLDDALWAYPTAFKTLISTSPYRLVLAKLVTCQ; encoded by the coding sequence ATGACCTACATTTTGGTGGCTGTGGACTAtgtctctaaatgggttgaagcaatcgCCTTACCAAACAATGAAGCAAGTAGTGTGATcgcatttttgaagaaaaacatattcacacAGTTTGGCACTCCAAGGGCCATCCTGAGCGATGGTGGGTCTCATTTCTATAACAAGGCTTTCGCTAGGCTACTTGAAAATTATGGTGTAAAGCACAAGGTggccacaccttatcatcctCATTCGAGTGGTCAAGTTGACGTTTTGAACAAAGAAATCAAGAATATTCTAGCAAAAACCGTTAATGCAAACAGGATCGACTGGTCAAagaagctagatgatgcattatgggcctATCCCACAGCATTCAAGACCCTTATTAGCACTTCACCATACAGGTTGGTTTTGGCAAAGCTTGTCACTTGCCAgtag